The following DNA comes from Nitrospinota bacterium.
GAGTGCGAAGTTCAGGGTTCAATATGATTAAAGCCCGAGCGATACCTAAGCGCAGAGCGCCGGACTGGCCGGATAGACCGCCTCCAAGGACGGTGGCTTTTACATCATAGGATGACAGGGTTTGGGTCAGCACCAACGGCAGTTGGGCATTGGTTTGCAGACTGTCCCGACGGAAATATTCTTCCAAGGTGCGGTTGTTAATGGAGATCTTTCCATCACCAAGATGCAGCCAAACTTTGGCGATGGATTCTTTTCGTTTTCCTGTTGCGTAATATCGGACTTCACTGCTTTCCATCAATCAACTCCTTAAAGTATCTTTATCGCTAAATTTATCGTTTGAATCCGGTTTTTTGTCAAACGGTTACGGTATCGGGGATTTGCCCAACGTGCGGGTGTTGCTCGTTATCATAAACCCTGAAATTTGCATGCAGGGTGCGTCCCAGCCTGTTCTTCGGCAACATGCCAACGATGGCTTTTTCGAGCAGACTTGAGGGTCTTTTATTCCGAATTTCCTTTGCGGTTGCGGACTTGATTCCACCCGGATATCCGGTATGGTGGTAATAAATTTTATCGTCCCACTTTTTCCCGGTCAAACGGACCTTGGCGGCGTTGATAATAATCACATTATCGCCGGTATCCACGTGCGGGGTGAAAATCGGTTTGGTTTTTCCACGGATAATCGACGCGGCTTTAGAGGCGACGCGGCCCAGAGATTGGTCGGTGGCATCAATAAGCACCCATTTTTTTATAACGTCGCTCTTTTTGGCAGAGTAAGTCTTCATGTTGATTCAGTCTTTCTATTGCAATTTCAGCGTTGGGATAACAAACCGTTGATTCTAGGAAATTCTTTTCCCCCTGTCAATGAAATTATAGGCGGAATGCTAAAAAACACGCTTCATTGGGCTGGCAGGGGGTGGTAATATGGAAATTTTAAAGGATGCTTCGTAAAATGCAACCTTGCGCTTGCAAAAGCCTCGAAACATCAATTTTTAAAGGTTCCTGTTTGAAGTATCTTTTTTGCCCCAATTGAGATAATTTATCCGACCTGGAATATAATGGGCATCTCTCAGGTTGCTGAAAAAGTCCCAAACACGAGGGTTTCCACTGTTGTCATGCTGAGCTTGTCGAAGTATGACCTTGATAATAAGGGCTGTTTTCACCCCTGCGGGGCATGAAGGCAATTGTCGAATATCACAAGCTCAGTGTGACAGTTTCGGCTAGCAAAAATAGTTTTTCAGCAACCTGCTATAAATGGTTCTGGGCCATGAGCGGACTTTATGAAATAAGGGCTCGCGAGTTGCCCCAACATAGAATATTGAATTATTGAGAGAGATCCTAAAAGTACCCTTTTCCCCATAATACCCATGAATGATACGAGTAAATTAAAACGGGGTTCCCTGCAATCCAAGGCTCAGAAACCTAAAACGCAGAAACCCAAATTAAAACGAGGAAACCCTCCTTCCGACTTGGAGCAAGGGATTGAAAATTCCAGGAACTACCTCCTGTCCCGTCAGGATGCGGATGGGGTCTGGGTGGACGAACTGGAATCGAATGCCACCATCACGGCGGAACTGATTTTCTTCATGCACATGACCGGCCGGGTGGACGCCGAAAAGCAGGAGAAACTCGTCAGTTATCTGCTTGGGAAGCAGCGGGAAGACGGTAGCTGGACGCTTTATTACGGCGGCCCCTGCGACATCAACTCAACGGTGGAGTGCTATATGGCGTTGAAGATGGCGGGATATTCTTCCGACCATCCGGCGCTTGTGAAGGCAAGAGAGGCGATTTTTGCCAATGGCGGGATCAAAGCGACGCGGGTCTTCACCAAAATTTTTCTGGCGATGTTCG
Coding sequences within:
- the rplM gene encoding 50S ribosomal protein L13; translated protein: MKTYSAKKSDVIKKWVLIDATDQSLGRVASKAASIIRGKTKPIFTPHVDTGDNVIIINAAKVRLTGKKWDDKIYYHHTGYPGGIKSATAKEIRNKRPSSLLEKAIVGMLPKNRLGRTLHANFRVYDNEQHPHVGQIPDTVTV
- the rpsI gene encoding 30S ribosomal protein S9, yielding MESSEVRYYATGKRKESIAKVWLHLGDGKISINNRTLEEYFRRDSLQTNAQLPLVLTQTLSSYDVKATVLGGGLSGQSGALRLGIARALIILNPELRTPLKRAGFLTRDAREVERKKYGQPGARKKYQFSKR